The following coding sequences lie in one Eschrichtius robustus isolate mEscRob2 chromosome 17, mEscRob2.pri, whole genome shotgun sequence genomic window:
- the MED30 gene encoding mediator of RNA polymerase II transcription subunit 30 isoform X2, with the protein MSTPPLAASGMAPGPFAGPQAQQAAREVNTASLCRIGQETVQDIVYRTMEIFQLLRNMQLPNGVTYHTGTYQDRLAKLQDHLRQLSILFRKLRLVYDKCNENCGGMDPIPVEQLIPYVEEDGSKNDDRAGPPRFASEERREIAEVNKGYSVSSKKNLPAVPYIEYSLMSSCRLLCWWH; encoded by the exons ATGTCCACCCCTCCGTTGGCGGCGTCGGGGATGGCGCCCGGGCCCTTCGCCGGGCCCCAGGCCCAGCAGGCGGCCCGGGAGGTCAACACCGCATCGCTCTGCCGGATCGGGCAGGAGACGGTCCAGGACATCGTGTACCGCACCATGGAGATCTTCCAGCTCCTGAGAAACATGcag CTGCCAAACGGTGTCACTTACCATACTGGAACATATCAAGACCGGTTAGCAAAGCTCCAGGATCATCTTCGCCAACTCTCTATTCTCTTCAGGAAGCTGAGATTGGTCTATGATAAATGCAATGAAAACTGCGGCGGGATGGATCCCATTCCAGTAGAG CAACTTATTCCATACGTGGAAGAAGATGGCTCAAAGAATGATGACCGGGCCGGCCCACCTCGTTTTGCTAGTGAAGAGAGGCGAGAAATTGCTGAAGTCAATAAA GGCTATTccgtttcttcaaagaagaatcTTCCAGCAGTGCCCTACATAGAGTATAGTCTCATGTCTTCTTGCCGTCTGCTGTGCTGGTGGCACTGA
- the MED30 gene encoding mediator of RNA polymerase II transcription subunit 30 isoform X1 gives MSTPPLAASGMAPGPFAGPQAQQAAREVNTASLCRIGQETVQDIVYRTMEIFQLLRNMQLPNGVTYHTGTYQDRLAKLQDHLRQLSILFRKLRLVYDKCNENCGGMDPIPVEQLIPYVEEDGSKNDDRAGPPRFASEERREIAEVNKKLKQKNQQLKQIMDQLRNLIWDINAMLAMRN, from the exons ATGTCCACCCCTCCGTTGGCGGCGTCGGGGATGGCGCCCGGGCCCTTCGCCGGGCCCCAGGCCCAGCAGGCGGCCCGGGAGGTCAACACCGCATCGCTCTGCCGGATCGGGCAGGAGACGGTCCAGGACATCGTGTACCGCACCATGGAGATCTTCCAGCTCCTGAGAAACATGcag CTGCCAAACGGTGTCACTTACCATACTGGAACATATCAAGACCGGTTAGCAAAGCTCCAGGATCATCTTCGCCAACTCTCTATTCTCTTCAGGAAGCTGAGATTGGTCTATGATAAATGCAATGAAAACTGCGGCGGGATGGATCCCATTCCAGTAGAG CAACTTATTCCATACGTGGAAGAAGATGGCTCAAAGAATGATGACCGGGCCGGCCCACCTCGTTTTGCTAGTGAAGAGAGGCGAGAAATTGCTGAAGTCAATAAA AAACTCAAACAGAAGAATCAACAGCTGAAGCAAATTATGGATCAATTACGAAATCTCATCTGGGATATAAATGCCATGTTAGCAATGAGGAACTAA